In Lolium rigidum isolate FL_2022 chromosome 3, APGP_CSIRO_Lrig_0.1, whole genome shotgun sequence, the genomic window ATATACTAGCTGAGAACAAGCTGAAGTTTGAGCTAGCTCATTTTACGACATGAATGGAACATAGAATTTCACAGTGAACTGTTCTGTTCTTGCAGGAACAGGGATAAATCCCGTTGTTTGAGACGGGTGCTCGAGGCATGCTCGCAAGTCGCAACTGGGACTGAATGCTCTCCCGTTCAAACATTTTCGGGGAAGCAAAAAAAGCTACCGTGCATGGCCGCGAGTTTGCGAGAAAgctacggtggtgatgatggcgatagtACAGCACCAGCCGCCGGGATAAGATTGTATGTAATCAGTAGCATGAAGCAAGAACCGGAAGCAGTGCCGGCGTGTTGTATATGTTTTTCAGTTCATGGAAAAACGAGAAGCTGGTAGCTAGCGAGTCTGGAAAAGAAAGGCGCCAAAGGTGGCAGTATATTGCCCATTATTCAATCGTTTTGCACTAGTGTGTGGCAATATTTAAATCGGACGGAGACGATGTGCTGCGTTTTGTCTGTTTGTAGATGATTGATTTTGACAGAATACAAGCAGCCTGCCACAGGGTCTGTATATGTGCAGTATATATAATTTCGAGAAGATCTGGTTCCATGTTCATCCCATCTGATTATACTGTCCAAACGTCGTGCAAATCTGCCTCTTAGTCTCTGGTACTAGCAGGTTATTTAGCAGCCCGATTTTGTTTTTTTCTCTCGAAAAGGATGTTAAATCCCTAGATTCTGTATTAAAACTAATATACACAACCATTTAGTATAATAttattcaacaaagattttacaaGATAATACATCGATCAACCCACAAGAGGCCCTAAACCTGATGATGGAGGTGGCCAACGTCAGAGCCATGTCTTCACAGTTGGGCACATCATTTAAAACTGGAGCATTGATCCAATAGGTCCTCGACGCCGACCAAACGAACACGCTCCAgaagtcgccgccaccgccgtcttCGCCGAACTCATCTTCAGGACAAAGATCAACGTATTTACCTTATCAGGCATGCCACTGACGCCACCACGACGCCAGTCCGTCATCACGCATCCGACGCCGAGCCCCGACTGCACCACGATGCTAAGGCTTTTCGTGTTCGAAGCAGAAGAAACCACGCCGCTCCACCGCAAGACCCCTCTAGCCAGCACCTACACCAAATACGGTGCCCTCAAAAGGGAGGACGGCGCCGCGTGCCACCATTGTGACCCGGGTATATGGTTTCCCCGAAGCAAACAACCTTTCATGCCTTGACCCAATGTTGATATGCATCCATGATATCTCCGAAGAATATGATCCTACCTTGTGCCTCCAAGGAGGTAGAAGACGCCACACACACTGACACacagccatcgtccgatccgagaAGCCAAACCCGAGTTTCCCTTGGAGCTCGACGAGACCATCGTCGTGACGGTGCCCTTCAAGTAGGTTAGTGGCGCCCGCAGATGTCGCCGCATTATCAGCGACAGCGGAAGCAAGCAAAGGATTTCTCCCCATCGGTAGGCCCGCGACGTGGGAAAGCCGGAGGCGGGTTTGTCGGAGGTGCGCACCAACACAGTATGCGCCGAGCCGAAAAAATTCGGGAATGGCCCAAACACGACTAACCCGAGggggagggtggcggcggcggcaatcTAGGGTTTACCCACTAATCCAACCTGAATTTGTTGTATTCTGTGCAACAAAATATTCAAGGGTGCACACTACAGTAACTAACACGGCGGCTCCTCACAAAAAGACACACTTCCATTCTTTTACCGTGACCAGGACCTGAAAAGTTGCAGTGGCGGTACCTCGGCTAGCTACTCCATGCAAGCAAAGCATTCACGCACGTACTGTAGTACATAGGAGTGAGTGAGTAGATATCACGTGGCGAACAGAGACTCCTGAGTTGAAGACACAAGGAGCAGCGCCAAACGCAAACACCCGTGCTGCGCGCGCGTCGGGCCATCCCCGTTCAGCGGCGCGGCGTCCCGACGAACGTGCTGACTGATGCGACGCGACTcctccggctgccaccggccgttcCATTCCCTTTGTCTTGCCTCCAGACGCACGAAACCCTAGCTAGAAAGCCTCCCCCTCCGGCCGGGCTCCCCGTCGAAGACGACAACTCCGGGGAATAAACGACGGACCCTCGCAGAGTCGCCACAGTGCCGCTCTGCGATACCGCTGCACGTACGTACCCGCGCCAGGACGCAAGGCAAAGCATACACACTTCAACACTTGTACAGTACCAGGACAGCAGGTACGCCAAGTGCAGCTTACTGTACACGCCCTAAATTGTAACCCTAGCGCGCGCTGCGACGATCGAGGTCTGTGATCGACGGGGGAGCTTTTCATGGAGGAATTAGCAGTATAGCACTATGCAAACGATGATGAACGCAAGAGTAATTGCCAAGATTAATTAATATTAGCGGGCGGCAGGGTTACTGGACATAGGAGTAGTTTATCTTCTTTACAGCTTGTAGATGATGAGGAAGCAGGGGAGCACGGCGCGCCGGTCGAACACCACCAGCTCGCCCTTGCCGCCACGCGCCGAGTCGTACCCCTCCCTGCCGTCCTCCGTCTCGGCGCAGCCGTCCTCCCCCTCCGCCACCCGCCCGGCGATCACCCTGCACAGGAACATGGCCCGCCTGCCGCTCACGCTCCCGGGCCCGCGCCCGCTCCGGCTCCCGCTCGCGTGCGCTCCGCCGCTGCCGTCGAAGGTCCGGACGACGCGCAGGGAAGCGCCGccgccgtgcggcggcgcgggggagaaGCGCATCATCTCGTTGCCGTCTGCGGCGCTGCGCGCCGCGCCACCGGCCCGCGCGCGCACGGCCGCGCGGTAGTCCTCGAAGCGCGCCACCGCGCGCGCCTGGTTGTGCACGCGGAACAGCATCTCCACCTCCCCCGCGAACGCGCTGCCGGCGGCAACCGTGGACGCCACCGGCGACCACGACGAGAGGAAGATGATCTCGACCACCTGCCGCGAGGAGTGCCCGGCCGGGAGCTCGGTCAGCGCCGGCAGCGGGCCGAGCGGGCCGGGAGGAGGCGACGGCAGGCGCGGCACGGTGGTGGCCGGCTTATTACCCTCCTTGGGCTTCTTGCCCTCCGGGCTTGCCTTAGAACCCGACCGGAGCTTGGGCTTGCACGAGGAGACCGCCCTGTTACCGTGGATGTCGCCGGAGCTGGCGCAGCTggaccggaggaggaggtggggctTCTTGGGCAGCGTCGCGACGTCCTCCACGGCCGTGGACCTGCACTGGAGGGACCGGACCCAGCTCCCCGCCGCCATCGGACGGCGCCGGGGCGGAGGAGGCTTCTCCGGCATTAGTCGGCCGGCCAGTATCACCAGTAGACGTGGTGCTCTGTACTTATGGTCTTGCTGTCTTGCAGCTCTCGCTCGGGAGACCGAGAGGGTGGTGAAGTAGGAGGCGAATGCTTATTGCGGTAGTGTTGCTGTCGCTCGGCAATTTGTATGGTCTAATGCGGGACGAGATGCTGCTGCCAAGCGGCCAGGTAGCGCAGCAGCCAGTGCGGATCAACGTAATAATAATAAGAACATTGAgagtatctccagtcgcgtcccccaaaccgtcccccaaagggatttggggcgcgctggacaaaaaatgcgttccagccgcgtttcCCAAAAcctatttttgtccggcgcgcccgatacggtgtccggcgccccgagcccgtccccgtctcacaggggacgccggacacaacgaaaagcgaggcggggagtggcggggccgacccgtcagcggcacagttaattttaacctaaccgtcgcctacctcgcgacggaagttattcgcgcgcagtgacacacggcggcatctttgccttaatggcgacggaggggcacgcgagacgtctcgtcggtgcttcgcgcggcctccacgcgtcgccggcgttcgcacgccaccgcccgttcccgcgtgatcttcccgcctcttctcgtccgttcccgcgctttcttcccgacgccggcgtctataaaggtctcccggctcatcaatggtagccaccacaccccgccggcaacaaacacagccctcgtcgctccacagccgtctcctccatcaccagttgttatcaccagattttggccaaatcagaagatgggccgtaattgagatgggcttggaggatacgtACACGAAGTGTctttgaatcggccttgtgcgagaatttgggctagattgcccgtgtatctgtacattatggtagatcgcattttagtttagaattaagagatagagtttggtcgtATAcaactaggtttattccaaagatagaaagtccccggactataaatatgtacctagggttattgagaaaggaggacgaccacgttcacaacaaacataatctaggcgcatcgccaccccttatttcgagggtttcttccgggtaagcatcatgctgcctagatcgcatctcgcgatctaggcagtatcggtttattcgttatctggtgttgctcgtactgaagccttgttgatggccagtaacacccttatcatagatgttttggggcttataTCGGTGCTTTTCTGATATgtgtgcttagctatgctgcccctcaatatctagctgcctttacacctatcttaggtgtaagggcagcatcttgcttcgtctttatttagtagatttgatctgtcatagttgttccttgttcttcaaggattagtttgatatccgtatggttaggccttgcaaacgggttgaacgatccagtagcgcgtaaggtatggtttgccgatcctagaagggatgttccgggaatcgactccgtgttggtttttaggcctcttttagggttagttttctgttatcttacgtatctgccaggctcaactacgtgtaggatgttccggttatgcggtgaaaaccctaaactgtcgtagatcaatTTAACTTAGTATCGATGAAACAGGAtacccatgttattgcaagatccaatatgaaccataggtcaatcggctctttgagccgattagcagggtaacctgagagccgatcgaggctcatttaatgtttacgtgtctaccatgcaggaaactaagcgaagcaatcaaacaccttcctgaccaggtataggtcaggtggcacgcccttgcgaccgtcaggacgtgtgccagagcattgcgggccgtcgcccgagggaccagggcccaccagcagtcctgggagcctcccggctcttcgtgttgctcgtcgctgctcgccagtgggtttcggcaggcaacacattctggcacgctcggtgggacgatCTACAacaactacgtcaacatctgcagctgagatgtcggacgagccagtcaagtatgaagatctgcctgaagatcacaagaagaaatatgatgagcttaaggctctcttcgaagccgatctcatcggctctttcgaaaggacccgtacacatggcattaggttcaaaggattcacacccgaaggcgtgctcgatggagtagatctgtctctcccttcggaggaacgcaccagagctctgcgccaggaagttaattatatggtagctcattctctacaccgtcattctgagagcctggtgaacactttggagcgtattgcggttcgcgtggttcaggaaatcatgaagcatcggtactccccgtcggggccTACCCTAGGAACTCACCGGGGAGAGGCACCGTTCCACACCGAGACCGCAATCGCCATTCACTCTTGCGGCTCCGAGCCAcggggttcaccggcatacgtcgtctacaaggttggaggtgatcccggcgattaccaattctgtatgagccacctaaagagatccacatggatacgtgtgcacatacgtgccggaccgcaataattgggcgcgcacgaaccaggttACAGcgggagggatttctggagcgggGAGGGATTTAcggagcggacgccgataaacgaggcatggctagctaaatatgccaccggaacgagtcatgaaagctcaacccctgcagctcataccatggaacaaatcagcacgatcttgagagaccagttcggtatcctgccaaagaggagaacaatcggctattccaagccgtatcccaacgaatatgacctgatcccgctgccacccaagtatcggctccctgagttctcaaagttcagtggatcagaaggatctagctcaattgagcatgtgagccgatatttagcacagttgggcatgatttcagcatcagacccgttgcgtgtaaggttttttgcgcaatctctcacaggaccagaaaatgggggagattgtaagggtacattgccctatgtgtggtttcggtaattaatgacaacccctatggactaatgttttcattgagtttatgtgaaggaatattccataggtactacttgctctccatgtgttggattcaagtatggatgccatgaagataaagatataccttgtgtattgacatcaagatcatcggtatgaagatatatacgtgatatgatcaagaagaagaaatgaagatggagttcttatgtggaactcaatattagccatgctctatcttatgtgagtatgagaagatacaaggttgagttgggcaagttcaagatgagcattttgagtggatcacatgcttgaagcttgccatccatttggtgataatggacatgtgaagatgtgcatcaatggagctttcccatcatagtgtatgggggagcatttgtgagtcttcacaaagcaactttgatcaagtgaggcattccggcttgagtgaagcttgaagagttatcatcaagatcaagcgggatgcgcaaggcaaaggtatggccttgctaggttttccttttaccggtctcaaggtggatgttgggagaccggattataggatagatagccgcactatcaagaggggctttcggttgggtaacttgatcacatcgtcttagggagctcaatcctttgcatactttgcatatccctattgcttcttggtgtttctctgtgtgaggttcttgagcttgttgctagctttacaacaagcccaagttcatcgaaaacggaatccgcatgcatcttctattgcgttttcgagtttggacgtctttaccgtttcttgacggtgggagactccctctctaaaatcatctaaaaatgttatgtgaggagtctccatatttccagtttttgttggggttctattcgtcgttatctttccaacaaaattggtttcatgcgaatcggagttcgggagcaattgttattaaagaaaaagagaaaagaagaaaaagaaaaaaaaaggggaaggagccagccggccggaccgggccaggcgccggcccacccggtcgaaaaccggcctgggaaccggtgccatccgggcggaTTCCCGTGGGCCTGGCCGCCCCgtccggtcgcaggcccggtcaccgaccggcccgcccggcgctGCCTCCGGCCGAACCGGGCTCCCCGCCGGCTGGGCCTCACTGCCCCCACGCGGCCCACCTGCTCGCCCCGCGCGGCTGAGCCCTTTCCGCCGCCCAGCGCAGCTCGCAGGCCTGGCCGCCTCCCTGGCCCAGCCGAATCTCCACCGGGCCGCCTTGGCCGCCGCCGGCCCATGCCACGGCCTGCTGCTCCCCCCGCGCGCCTGAGGCAGTTTGGCCGCCCAGCGCGCCATCTGCAgcgcccggtcggtgggccggtccgaccgggcaggccaccggcctctccggcccaggctccggtcggccggcctgctggccggctgggctgtTTTTCAGGGCGTTTTTTATGCGTTTTACACCCCGtttcttccccaacggttatttttctccctagactataaatagcccttcttccaccttgagcaagtacttcttccccattctctcacctccattgttgcatttgaagaagttgctctctctcttgttccccccatgattcttgctcatatttgaggatttgagagagaagatctagatctacacttccaccaaaccaattcttctctaagtgagggaatctcttgggatctagatcttggagtctttagttgacttttccccttgttcttcctctccaatctcatcctagcattcgttgctttggtgggatttgagtgtgaaggacttgaacacctccggtgttcttgctttgcatcattgcatagtgttgagctctccaccacgatttgttcgagtgagagaccgtgagcttgttactcttggagggtgacctcctagttggctcggtgattggtgctccggtgatctcttcaagaagattgtgaagaggcccgggcttctccttcgtggagcttgtgaagtggttgtggagcttgccatctccggagcggaggaaaagctaaccataaggaaagggccattatccttcgtgggtgtggttcggagaatagggtgagccttcgtggcgcggggaatccttcgtgggacctccactcctccaaacgtgacgtaccttgttgcaaagcaagggaacacgggaatacatcctcgtctccgcgtgcctcggttatttctatacccgagctctctttccttgtgatagccatcgtgcttgaagtacatatatcttgctatcacttgtgctacatatatcttgtgcctatcttgcttagctctagttgctattgttacacttagttgagcttagcatatttagggtttgtgcttgtaaactaaacgatagtttaattccgcattcatacaagacaaatccgcaagagtttgtaattgcctattcacccccccctctaggcgacatctcgatctttcagtggtacacctcgttgccaccagattcagtccggacgtggaagcaactggaagagcagtttcatgtgcaatatcactcagaagctaccgaagctggcattgccgatctaacgcaggtgcggcagaggcggggagagacggtgtctgattacattcagcgtttcaggactgtcaagaaccgatgttattcggttcgtttaactgagaaagaagtggtcgatctggcagtggtaggcctcgcaacgccgatcaaagatctggctttccaagtagactacaattcactggcgcatatggtccagaaattaacattgtatgagcagcgccacccagaattgtaccaagacaagttcaagcgcccgataggcctggtcgaggcagaagaagttgaagactttgcagaagaccaggaagtcgccgtggctgaatggactcgggggcagctcccgtgtcctgcaaatgggtgaaacaacaagggcctgcaaaagggtttgacttcgatataagcaaagccgagcagatattcgatttattgctgaaagaaaagcagctgaagttacccgaaggccataaaatccctacggcgcaagagatgaacgggagaccgtactgcaagtggcatcactcgttcacccaagccaccaatgactgcaaagagttgcgtcggcagatccaaatggcgatagaacagggCCGTCTGAtcctcggtcagtttgccatgaaagtagacacgcACCCCTTTCCTGGTGTTAACATGGTGGGACTCAATCACTCCACGGGGTAcgagccaggtttctcattcgaggttaacatggcaggacctgtagaccgccatggcaaggataaagaagacatcagtcactcccgtggcaaggataaggaggaggccgat contains:
- the LOC124701419 gene encoding uncharacterized protein LOC124701419; translation: MPEKPPPPRRRPMAAGSWVRSLQCRSTAVEDVATLPKKPHLLLRSSCASSGDIHGNRAVSSCKPKLRSGSKASPEGKKPKEGNKPATTVPRLPSPPPGPLGPLPALTELPAGHSSRQVVEIIFLSSWSPVASTVAAGSAFAGEVEMLFRVHNQARAVARFEDYRAAVRARAGGAARSAADGNEMMRFSPAPPHGGGASLRVVRTFDGSGGAHASGSRSGRGPGSVSGRRAMFLCRVIAGRVAEGEDGCAETEDGREGYDSARGGKGELVVFDRRAVLPCFLIIYKL